One Sphingomonas sp. FARSPH DNA segment encodes these proteins:
- a CDS encoding potassium channel family protein, producing the protein MPIWLSLLWRIALVLALIGVALAGHWPDRGGLRDNIDGHISFADVLYFTMITITTVGYGDIVPVTEGARLFDTFVVTPIRLFVWLIFLGTAYDFLLRRVWDRWRMKMIQQRLSGHTIVTGFGTSGSEAVAEMMRRGTDPATIVVIDEHAAAIEVAEALGVNVMQGDASRNATLEAVQVARARAVIVSAGRDDTSILILLTARRLAPGVPLSVVIRSEDNEPLARQAGATTVINPASFAGLLLAGSTYGEHLADYIADLSAHGGRVALHERDVAPTECGKPLSALTTGLGVRIHRDGTAIGFWEKGAERLEPRDRIVEIVPAGRPS; encoded by the coding sequence ATGCCCATCTGGCTGTCGCTGCTATGGCGCATTGCCCTCGTCTTGGCGCTGATCGGCGTCGCACTGGCGGGCCATTGGCCCGACCGGGGCGGACTGCGCGACAACATCGACGGCCATATCAGCTTTGCCGACGTTCTATACTTTACAATGATTACCATCACGACGGTCGGTTATGGAGACATCGTGCCGGTGACGGAGGGCGCTCGGCTGTTCGACACGTTCGTTGTCACGCCGATCCGTCTATTTGTGTGGCTCATCTTTCTGGGTACCGCCTATGACTTTCTCCTCCGACGCGTCTGGGACCGCTGGCGCATGAAAATGATCCAGCAGCGGCTGAGTGGGCACACGATCGTCACTGGCTTCGGCACGTCCGGCAGTGAGGCAGTCGCGGAGATGATGCGGCGGGGGACTGATCCTGCGACCATCGTTGTTATCGACGAGCACGCGGCGGCGATCGAGGTGGCCGAAGCCTTGGGCGTGAACGTCATGCAAGGCGACGCCAGCCGCAATGCAACGCTCGAGGCGGTTCAGGTCGCTCGCGCCAGGGCAGTGATCGTATCGGCGGGACGAGACGATACATCTATTCTGATCCTCCTCACCGCACGCCGCCTTGCCCCCGGGGTGCCGCTCAGCGTCGTCATTCGATCGGAGGACAATGAACCCCTGGCGCGCCAAGCGGGAGCGACCACGGTGATCAATCCGGCAAGCTTTGCGGGATTGCTGCTGGCAGGCTCGACCTATGGCGAACATTTGGCAGACTACATCGCCGACCTCTCAGCGCATGGCGGGCGCGTGGCGCTGCACGAACGCGACGTCGCGCCGACCGAGTGCGGCAAGCCACTGTCGGCGCTCACCACCGGACTCGGCGTGCGCATCCATCGCGACGGCACCGCCATCGGCTTTTGGGAGAAGGGCGCGGAGCGGCTCGAACCAAGAGATCGCATTGTCGAGATCGTACCGGCGGGCCGACCCTCTTGA
- a CDS encoding 4'-phosphopantetheinyl transferase family protein, which yields MQTTPLMLIPLAHVDADEATSVFHDFAEEWERRRLNTFVRHCDRRRYAHAHGAMRLALSQVLRRPTADVTLRRTRTGKPYLRGGPAFSLSYVDGDAWLAIGLEDALGLDVVDLGPAEGELDELVAPQAEKHAVALVMPSLARPDVVVWAAKEAAAKLADRVEVAPEDWRVRFTHCLEVSADGVPAARVDIVRMDAALVAAIARPLQPGDAATSGTQVAS from the coding sequence TTGCAGACCACGCCCCTCATGCTCATTCCGCTCGCACACGTCGATGCCGACGAGGCAACCAGCGTGTTCCACGACTTCGCAGAAGAGTGGGAACGACGACGGCTGAATACATTCGTCAGGCACTGCGACCGGCGGCGCTACGCCCATGCTCATGGCGCGATGCGGCTCGCCCTTTCGCAGGTGCTGCGGCGCCCAACGGCCGACGTGACGCTCCGCAGGACGCGCACCGGCAAGCCCTACCTTCGCGGCGGTCCGGCCTTCAGCCTCAGCTACGTTGATGGCGACGCCTGGCTCGCGATCGGCCTCGAGGATGCCCTCGGCCTCGATGTGGTTGATCTCGGCCCCGCTGAGGGGGAGCTGGACGAGCTCGTCGCGCCCCAAGCCGAGAAGCACGCCGTGGCCCTGGTCATGCCGTCGCTCGCGAGACCGGACGTCGTGGTCTGGGCCGCGAAGGAGGCGGCGGCCAAGCTGGCCGACCGGGTCGAGGTCGCGCCGGAGGACTGGCGCGTGCGTTTCACCCACTGCCTCGAGGTGTCGGCCGACGGTGTTCCGGCGGCAAGGGTGGACATCGTGCGCATGGATGCGGCTCTCGTCGCGGCGATCGCCCGCCCGTTGCAACCGGGCGACGCCGCGACGTCCGGCACGCAGGTCGCGTCGTGA
- a CDS encoding Pls/PosA family non-ribosomal peptide synthetase, with protein MTGSESVAFGPARPDLIRDETLADLFGASVAAHSSRPAISDARGALTYRELDEATARLAGALRRRGAGPGAFVGLWIPRGRDVLIAQIAIARTGAAWLPFDADVPPERIRECLADVGALGILLPQRWSARLPTDTLVFEYEALADEAPEPFLPSARPDDPAYVIYTSGSTGRPKGILVANRSICHFLRSAALAYGLDEKDAMLQAGSIAFDLSLEEIWLPLHVGARLEVCPADVLADPERLAALARERGVTAMDVVPTLLGMIEEDLDGVRLIIVGGEACPEAIVRRFATPGRRLVNSYGPSEATVVATATDLEPGRAVTIGRPLANVSVHVVDDALRPVPRGCQGELLIGGPGVALGYVGRPDLTREKFVPNPRHEGTGHDPVLYRTGDAVEMTAEGDLLFRGRIDDQVKIRGFRIELGEVEERLARAEGVTQAAVVVSRASANDQLVGYVLLEPGAAANVAAWKAMLAEQLPPYMIPAVIIAIDTLPRLAASGKVNRAALSDRPLPGVDVGAMEDVDGTDTERRLLELAAPLFSGQPVALDADFFLDLGGHSLLAAQFVSAARRGGIEGLSLNQIYQVRTLRRIAQLVDESAAVGSVAPPAPPERAPAGRRYLCGLAQLAVMPLLLTMQAAPWLAIFISYTLIDSDNAAIVTDLLQVFFAYAGINLALALFAIATKWLIVGRTKPGRYPLWGAYYFRVWLVQRVLSLVHMKWMQNSPILPLYLRALGAKVGRDVLLSDFDAGAIDLLEFGDHASVGSKTVFANARIDGTHMVVGRVRLGADVAVGSSCAIEGDVLVGRASELADLTALRAGTTVPDGEIWDGAPAGKVGEAKPEDLAPPPVQTTLGRGARGLAYLAMLLVLPAIAILPIVPAFRLMEWLDGFVHPVIGVSYLWYMPILALSAGAGLIAITMVLIVAIRWVVLPRVRPGRYPVSGLFYLRRWGVGLMVDAALDTLSSLFATLYMRGWYRLMGCRIGKGTEISTSFAGRYELIRLGAGNFIADDVVFADDHLRRGWLELERTETGDQVFVGNEAVIPQGIHIGTGALVGVKSKPPAGKDIGAGETWFGSPALGLPTRQRFDHDVRETFDPPLRRKIGRAAFEAFNITLPTALFITLVTIVMEVLAPVFDRQNWGKALWICVLASTLISLVQLAVGAAYKWLLMGRYRPTVRPMWSWWALRTEAVAVMYWAMAGKALLDLLRGTPFLPVALRLFGVRTGRGAYLDSADITEFDCVVIGDDAVLNNHAVLQTHLYEDRLMKVGYIRVGNGVVIGAGSTVLYDTALGDDARLGPLTLVMKGEEIPSSSSFEGAPARQTFYAS; from the coding sequence GTGACGGGCAGCGAGAGCGTCGCCTTCGGCCCCGCACGGCCGGACCTCATCCGCGACGAGACCCTCGCCGACCTGTTCGGCGCGAGCGTGGCGGCGCACTCGAGCCGGCCCGCGATCTCCGACGCGCGGGGCGCGCTGACCTATCGCGAGCTCGACGAAGCGACCGCTCGGCTCGCGGGCGCGCTGCGGCGCCGCGGTGCGGGCCCCGGCGCATTCGTCGGGCTGTGGATACCGCGCGGCCGCGACGTGCTGATCGCGCAGATCGCGATCGCGAGGACGGGCGCAGCGTGGCTGCCCTTCGACGCCGACGTTCCGCCGGAGAGGATCCGGGAATGCCTCGCCGACGTGGGAGCGCTCGGCATCCTCCTGCCGCAGCGGTGGAGCGCTCGTCTTCCAACGGACACGCTGGTCTTCGAATACGAGGCACTGGCGGATGAAGCGCCCGAGCCGTTCCTGCCCTCCGCTCGTCCCGACGATCCTGCCTACGTCATCTACACGTCGGGTTCGACGGGCCGGCCCAAGGGCATCCTCGTCGCCAACCGCAGCATCTGCCACTTCCTCCGATCAGCCGCGCTCGCCTACGGCCTCGACGAGAAGGACGCGATGCTGCAGGCCGGATCGATCGCGTTCGACCTGTCGCTGGAGGAAATCTGGCTGCCGCTGCACGTCGGCGCCCGGCTGGAGGTCTGTCCGGCGGACGTCCTGGCCGATCCGGAACGCCTCGCGGCCCTGGCCCGGGAGCGGGGCGTCACGGCCATGGACGTCGTCCCGACGCTGCTCGGGATGATCGAGGAAGACCTCGACGGCGTGCGGCTGATCATCGTCGGTGGCGAAGCGTGCCCCGAGGCGATCGTCCGCCGCTTCGCGACGCCCGGTCGGCGGCTTGTCAACAGCTACGGACCCTCCGAGGCGACCGTCGTCGCCACCGCCACCGACCTCGAGCCCGGTCGGGCGGTGACCATCGGACGCCCGCTCGCCAACGTCTCGGTCCACGTCGTCGACGATGCGCTGCGCCCCGTCCCGAGAGGCTGCCAGGGCGAGCTGCTCATCGGAGGTCCGGGGGTCGCGCTGGGGTACGTAGGGCGGCCGGATCTTACGCGGGAGAAGTTCGTGCCGAACCCGCGCCACGAGGGAACGGGGCACGACCCGGTGCTGTATCGCACCGGCGACGCGGTCGAGATGACGGCGGAAGGCGATCTCCTCTTCCGCGGCCGGATCGACGACCAGGTCAAGATCCGTGGCTTCCGCATCGAGCTCGGCGAGGTCGAGGAGCGGCTGGCCCGAGCCGAGGGCGTCACGCAGGCGGCGGTCGTCGTCAGCCGCGCTTCCGCAAACGATCAGCTGGTCGGATACGTGCTGCTCGAGCCGGGTGCCGCAGCGAACGTGGCGGCTTGGAAGGCAATGCTTGCCGAGCAACTGCCGCCCTACATGATCCCGGCGGTTATTATCGCGATCGATACGCTTCCCCGCCTGGCCGCCTCGGGAAAGGTCAACCGCGCCGCGCTCTCCGACCGGCCGCTGCCCGGGGTCGACGTCGGCGCCATGGAGGATGTGGACGGGACGGACACGGAGAGGAGGCTGCTGGAACTCGCGGCACCGCTTTTCTCCGGCCAGCCGGTCGCGCTGGACGCCGACTTCTTCCTGGATCTCGGCGGACATTCGCTTCTCGCCGCGCAATTCGTGTCCGCCGCCCGGCGGGGCGGCATCGAGGGGCTCTCGCTCAACCAGATCTATCAGGTCCGGACGCTGCGGCGCATCGCCCAGCTGGTCGACGAGAGCGCCGCGGTTGGTTCCGTAGCGCCGCCCGCTCCACCGGAGCGCGCCCCTGCAGGTCGACGTTATCTCTGCGGTCTCGCGCAGCTTGCCGTGATGCCGCTCCTCCTGACGATGCAAGCCGCGCCCTGGCTTGCGATCTTCATCAGCTACACGTTAATCGACAGCGACAATGCCGCCATCGTCACCGATCTGCTTCAGGTGTTCTTCGCCTACGCAGGCATCAACCTCGCGCTGGCGCTGTTCGCGATCGCAACGAAGTGGCTGATTGTCGGTCGGACGAAGCCGGGGCGCTACCCCTTGTGGGGCGCCTACTACTTTCGGGTGTGGCTGGTTCAGCGCGTTCTGTCGCTCGTCCACATGAAGTGGATGCAGAACTCGCCGATCCTACCGCTCTACCTAAGGGCGCTCGGGGCGAAGGTCGGACGCGACGTTCTCCTGTCTGACTTCGACGCGGGAGCGATCGACCTTCTGGAGTTCGGCGACCACGCGAGTGTGGGAAGCAAGACCGTCTTCGCCAACGCCCGCATCGACGGCACCCACATGGTGGTCGGCCGCGTCCGCCTAGGTGCGGACGTCGCGGTGGGCTCCTCCTGCGCGATCGAAGGCGACGTGCTGGTCGGCCGCGCTTCCGAACTTGCTGACCTGACGGCGCTTCGCGCCGGCACAACCGTTCCGGACGGCGAGATATGGGACGGCGCCCCGGCTGGAAAGGTCGGCGAGGCGAAGCCGGAAGACCTGGCGCCTCCGCCCGTGCAAACGACTCTGGGGCGCGGCGCTCGCGGCCTCGCCTATCTGGCGATGCTGCTCGTTCTGCCGGCCATCGCAATCCTTCCGATAGTCCCCGCCTTCAGGCTGATGGAATGGCTGGACGGATTCGTGCACCCGGTCATCGGCGTCTCCTATCTCTGGTATATGCCCATTCTGGCGCTCTCCGCCGGGGCGGGGCTGATCGCCATCACCATGGTCCTGATCGTCGCTATCCGGTGGGTCGTGCTTCCGAGGGTGCGACCCGGCCGCTACCCGGTGTCCGGCCTGTTCTATCTCCGCCGCTGGGGCGTCGGACTGATGGTGGACGCCGCGCTCGACACGCTCTCCTCGCTGTTCGCCACGCTCTACATGCGCGGCTGGTATCGCCTGATGGGCTGCCGGATCGGCAAGGGCACGGAGATATCGACGAGCTTCGCCGGTCGATACGAGCTCATCCGCCTCGGCGCCGGCAACTTCATCGCCGACGACGTCGTGTTCGCCGACGACCATCTCCGCCGTGGCTGGCTGGAGCTCGAACGCACCGAGACGGGCGATCAGGTGTTCGTCGGCAACGAGGCGGTCATCCCGCAGGGCATCCATATCGGAACGGGCGCGCTGGTCGGCGTGAAGTCCAAGCCCCCCGCCGGAAAAGACATCGGGGCGGGCGAGACCTGGTTCGGCTCCCCGGCGCTCGGCCTGCCGACGCGCCAGCGCTTCGATCACGATGTCCGCGAGACGTTCGATCCGCCGCTGCGGCGCAAGATCGGCCGTGCGGCGTTCGAGGCGTTCAACATCACGTTGCCGACCGCGCTGTTCATCACGCTCGTCACCATCGTCATGGAGGTGCTCGCACCGGTCTTCGATCGTCAGAACTGGGGCAAGGCCCTCTGGATCTGCGTGCTCGCCAGCACGCTCATCTCACTCGTTCAGCTGGCGGTAGGTGCCGCCTATAAGTGGCTGCTTATGGGACGCTACCGACCGACGGTGCGGCCGATGTGGAGCTGGTGGGCGCTCCGCACCGAGGCCGTGGCTGTCATGTATTGGGCCATGGCCGGCAAGGCGCTGCTGGATCTTCTGCGGGGCACGCCCTTCCTCCCGGTCGCGCTACGGCTCTTCGGCGTCAGGACGGGCAGAGGCGCCTATCTCGATAGCGCCGACATCACCGAGTTCGACTGCGTCGTGATCGGCGACGACGCGGTCCTCAACAACCATGCGGTCCTGCAGACCCACCTCTACGAGGACCGGCTGATGAAGGTGGGTTACATCCGCGTCGGCAATGGCGTCGTCATCGGCGCGGGCTCTACCGTCCTCTACGACACGGCTCTCGGCGACGACGCTCGCTTGGGGCCTTTGACCCTCGTCATGAAAGGAGAGGAAATTCCTTCCTCCTCTAGCTTCGAAGGCGCGCCGGCCCGCCAGACGTTCTACGCGTCGTGA
- a CDS encoding cation:proton antiporter: MNGDIGLTELGTLLIVASLVAMISRRIGLPYTAGLVLAGIGLAYLPVGADLPLSRELIFNIFLPPLIFEAAMQLRWSRFKAEMPLTVVLAFLGVAISAGVVAGGMHVLLGWSLLGAAFFGVLIAATDPVSVIAAFKEMKAEPRLSMVVESESLLNDGVAAVGFAILVGIANGDGLTASGASLALLWTVAGGLVIGAAIGFLVLTVAGRTTDHLVEVTLTTVVAWGSFLLAEHIHASGVFAALAAGLIVGNIGPRGSISVAGRQHVQDFWAYAAFLANSCLFLLIGSHEAHQPIAFVSMPLVIAIVLTLVGRAAAVYPLALPFAQSKLRLPATYQHVLVWGGLRGAVGLALALAVPASVAERGQIVIITFGVVAFSIFAQGLTMPRLLRRWKLTGADDAEH; encoded by the coding sequence ATGAATGGTGATATCGGTCTGACCGAACTCGGCACGCTTCTCATCGTGGCTTCGTTGGTGGCAATGATATCACGGCGGATCGGCCTTCCTTACACGGCCGGCCTTGTGCTTGCCGGGATCGGCCTCGCCTATTTGCCAGTCGGTGCCGACCTGCCGCTGTCGCGCGAGTTGATCTTCAATATATTCCTGCCGCCGCTGATCTTCGAGGCGGCAATGCAGCTGCGATGGTCTCGCTTCAAGGCGGAGATGCCACTGACCGTCGTACTCGCCTTTCTTGGCGTGGCGATCAGCGCCGGCGTCGTCGCGGGCGGCATGCACGTGCTGCTCGGCTGGAGCCTGCTCGGCGCGGCCTTCTTCGGGGTGCTGATCGCAGCGACAGATCCCGTATCGGTCATCGCCGCGTTCAAGGAGATGAAGGCAGAGCCGCGGCTCAGCATGGTGGTGGAGTCAGAAAGCCTGCTCAACGACGGCGTCGCAGCAGTGGGGTTCGCGATCCTTGTCGGTATCGCCAATGGTGATGGGCTAACCGCGTCGGGGGCCTCGCTCGCGCTGCTTTGGACCGTAGCGGGTGGGCTCGTTATCGGTGCGGCGATCGGCTTCCTCGTGCTGACCGTCGCTGGCCGGACAACGGATCATCTCGTCGAGGTGACGCTGACGACCGTGGTCGCCTGGGGTTCGTTCCTGCTTGCCGAGCATATCCACGCATCGGGCGTGTTCGCGGCACTGGCGGCAGGGCTGATCGTGGGCAATATCGGGCCGCGCGGTTCGATCTCGGTTGCCGGTCGACAGCATGTCCAAGACTTCTGGGCCTATGCCGCCTTTCTTGCCAATTCGTGCCTATTCCTCCTGATCGGCAGCCACGAGGCGCACCAGCCGATCGCATTTGTCTCCATGCCGCTGGTCATCGCCATTGTCCTGACGCTGGTCGGCCGTGCTGCCGCGGTCTACCCGCTCGCACTGCCATTCGCGCAGTCGAAACTGCGGCTCCCCGCCACTTACCAGCATGTCTTGGTATGGGGCGGACTGCGCGGGGCAGTGGGATTGGCGCTGGCGTTGGCCGTGCCAGCGAGCGTCGCCGAGCGCGGACAGATCGTCATTATCACCTTCGGCGTCGTCGCCTTCTCGATTTTCGCGCAAGGACTGACGATGCCTCGGCTGTTGCGTCGTTGGAAGCTGACCGGCGCAGACGATGCGGAGCATTGA
- a CDS encoding GGDEF domain-containing protein — protein sequence MNERQKLGRRQVTSNDGFWVVSAGEQGDRSRPKSDIQARDQYERLKDALLTALKPKRIHRSLMANQNRPAAHAADATRLWLLAASLYFVSASAMIHLTSNGRDIATIWPANAVLLALLLVDGKPRWLTILSAGFIANVAANLITRDTIAGPLLYSAANVIEVAIAARLICPARTIDGLLQSPGATLRFIGTAGVIAPCVSGLVGAATAFLVFGEAIGSSFSIWALSDGLGLLVFTPVLLATFRGEFVACFRSKTWRLRLETFTLLTFTALVAYGVFFVADRPLLFLLFPPIMLTTFRTGRLGTKAAVVIVAVIGGIATMYTRGPIAMLAEGPVGQAHLFQAFLAILLLTALPVAAEVTKRARITAALAEHDKEMMEKAITDPLTGLFNRAGFDLVVGHQFHRRDETQQLSVIAVDLDHFKSINDRWGHQAGDRALCHLAHILTAQVRSNDVIGRLGGDEFMILLPGSDLDQAHVIGQRIGAAARREPLAFDETAVTMLSLSVGVAAARPSESFADLAHRADQALYAAKAAGRNAVRLAS from the coding sequence ATGAACGAGCGGCAGAAGTTGGGGCGTCGTCAAGTTACCTCGAATGACGGGTTCTGGGTCGTCTCGGCGGGAGAGCAGGGCGACCGCTCTCGCCCAAAATCAGATATTCAGGCTCGCGATCAATACGAGCGGCTCAAGGACGCACTCTTAACCGCGTTGAAACCGAAACGGATCCATCGTTCCTTGATGGCCAATCAGAATCGTCCTGCAGCTCATGCCGCAGACGCCACCCGCCTCTGGCTCCTTGCAGCTTCCCTCTACTTTGTCTCTGCCTCCGCGATGATCCATTTGACGAGCAACGGTCGCGACATCGCCACGATCTGGCCCGCCAACGCCGTTCTCCTTGCCTTGCTGCTCGTTGACGGCAAGCCGCGCTGGCTGACCATATTGAGCGCCGGTTTTATCGCCAACGTTGCTGCCAACCTGATAACGCGAGATACGATCGCCGGTCCACTGCTCTATTCCGCGGCCAACGTCATCGAAGTCGCAATTGCTGCGCGTCTGATCTGTCCCGCGCGTACAATCGACGGGCTTTTGCAATCCCCCGGGGCGACGCTGCGCTTTATTGGGACGGCAGGCGTCATCGCGCCATGTGTGAGCGGGCTGGTAGGTGCGGCGACAGCCTTCCTGGTTTTCGGCGAGGCTATTGGATCGTCGTTTTCAATCTGGGCGCTGAGCGACGGGCTTGGCCTGCTCGTCTTCACCCCAGTCTTGCTGGCGACCTTTCGCGGTGAGTTCGTCGCGTGCTTTCGGAGCAAGACTTGGCGACTGCGGCTCGAGACGTTCACACTGCTGACGTTCACCGCGCTGGTCGCCTATGGGGTCTTCTTCGTAGCGGATCGCCCACTGTTGTTTTTGCTGTTTCCGCCCATAATGCTTACTACGTTCCGCACCGGTCGGCTCGGAACCAAGGCGGCCGTGGTCATCGTCGCGGTTATCGGCGGGATTGCGACAATGTATACTCGAGGACCAATCGCAATGCTCGCCGAGGGCCCAGTAGGACAGGCGCACCTTTTTCAAGCGTTCCTCGCCATCCTTCTCCTTACTGCGCTGCCGGTCGCCGCCGAGGTGACGAAGCGCGCGCGTATTACCGCGGCGCTTGCCGAACACGACAAGGAAATGATGGAGAAGGCGATCACCGACCCGCTGACCGGTTTGTTCAACCGCGCGGGCTTTGATCTGGTAGTTGGGCACCAATTCCACCGCCGGGACGAAACGCAGCAGCTCAGCGTGATCGCCGTCGATCTTGATCATTTCAAATCGATCAACGATCGCTGGGGGCATCAGGCAGGAGACCGCGCGCTGTGCCACTTAGCACATATCCTCACGGCGCAGGTTCGCTCAAATGATGTGATCGGACGCCTTGGCGGCGACGAGTTCATGATCCTCCTGCCCGGCAGCGACCTCGATCAAGCGCACGTTATCGGGCAACGCATCGGCGCCGCCGCCCGGCGCGAGCCGCTCGCCTTTGATGAGACGGCAGTAACAATGCTTAGCCTGAGCGTCGGCGTTGCCGCTGCCCGTCCATCCGAGAGCTTTGCCGATCTCGCTCATCGAGCGGATCAGGCGCTCTACGCAGCGAAGGCGGCGGGACGCAACGCAGTTCGATTGGCGTCGTAA
- a CDS encoding DUF389 domain-containing protein, with translation MNGSTATGSRNSTSRLGRIALYRWWRRSIVDPIDHEAVLARVVEESGWSPRFAFMTMMSAGIAVLGLLLSSPAVVIGAMLISPLMSPILGFGFSLALFDFRELRRSLKALAIGAVAAVAFTSLLVLVSPLQAPTAEIVARTRPNLFDLAVALFAALAGTFAIIRGRGDTIVGVAIATALMPPLAVVGYGIATRNAPVGLGAFALFVTNFITIALSATLMARFYGFAHHLSRRQGWMQTIILTLVFVMMVIPLGISLNRIGREAVATSQTRSFLSDRFGAEARVTQLDIDFTAEPIVVRAVVITPRRSMQKTSAIQTALAKQLGRPVRLNLDQILLGAGADALAAQREELRQAGEATNTAAEKVTDLANGIALITGITPDAVTIDRDHHRAVAAAALLPGASIATYRALEKRAAEQSDDWDVAIIPPRVPCQKSSSPAVATRSMPRQRTPWLPLPGPLIGGMSARWRCRVCPPVSHRPHLTSANVAR, from the coding sequence TTGAACGGCTCAACCGCAACCGGCTCGAGAAATTCGACCAGTCGGCTCGGCCGGATCGCTTTGTATCGCTGGTGGCGTCGATCGATCGTCGACCCGATCGATCATGAGGCGGTGCTTGCCCGCGTTGTGGAAGAGAGCGGCTGGAGCCCGCGCTTTGCCTTCATGACGATGATGTCCGCAGGCATCGCCGTTCTCGGGCTCCTGCTCTCATCGCCGGCGGTGGTGATCGGCGCGATGCTCATCTCGCCGCTTATGAGCCCCATTCTCGGTTTCGGTTTCAGTCTCGCGCTCTTCGACTTCCGCGAGCTGCGTCGGTCGTTGAAGGCGCTGGCGATCGGCGCCGTTGCAGCGGTAGCGTTCACCTCGCTGCTGGTGCTCGTTTCGCCGCTGCAGGCGCCGACGGCCGAAATCGTGGCGCGGACCCGCCCGAACCTGTTCGACCTTGCCGTCGCGCTATTCGCCGCGCTCGCAGGAACGTTCGCCATCATCCGTGGGCGCGGCGACACGATCGTCGGCGTTGCAATCGCCACTGCGCTCATGCCGCCGCTGGCGGTGGTGGGATATGGCATCGCGACCCGCAATGCGCCGGTCGGCCTGGGCGCCTTTGCGCTATTCGTGACGAATTTCATCACCATCGCGTTGTCGGCAACGCTGATGGCGCGTTTCTATGGCTTCGCCCACCATCTGTCGCGGCGGCAGGGTTGGATGCAAACCATCATCCTCACGCTCGTTTTCGTCATGATGGTCATCCCGCTCGGCATTTCCCTCAATCGGATCGGCCGTGAGGCCGTGGCGACGTCGCAGACGCGCTCGTTCCTGTCCGACCGGTTCGGCGCCGAAGCGCGCGTGACCCAATTAGACATCGACTTTACGGCCGAGCCGATCGTGGTTCGCGCGGTCGTAATCACGCCACGGCGCTCCATGCAAAAGACGAGTGCGATACAGACAGCCCTCGCGAAGCAACTCGGCCGGCCGGTCCGGCTGAACCTTGATCAGATTCTGCTCGGCGCCGGTGCCGACGCCCTTGCCGCCCAACGAGAAGAACTGCGGCAGGCCGGTGAAGCAACGAACACCGCGGCGGAAAAGGTCACCGATCTTGCGAACGGCATCGCGCTGATCACCGGCATCACACCCGACGCAGTGACGATCGATCGTGACCACCATCGTGCGGTGGCCGCTGCCGCATTGCTGCCAGGAGCGAGCATCGCCACCTATCGGGCGCTGGAGAAACGGGCCGCGGAGCAGAGCGACGACTGGGACGTCGCCATCATCCCCCCCAGGGTCCCTTGCCAAAAATCGTCTTCCCCAGCGGTGGCGACACGCTCGATGCCGCGGCAAAGGACGCCTTGGTTACCGCTGCCTGGGCCGCTCATCGGTGGAATGTCAGCACGTTGGCGGTGCCGGGTCTGCCCGCCGGTGAGCCACCGACCTCACCTAACCTCCGCCAACGTCGCGCGCTAA
- a CDS encoding OmpA family protein, whose translation MRYAVRTAVMLGAVLVAGCAHKRVPSGAMPPLQNDGSQNVGDQGEGGAQDVSARLQVDLAREAGSDRVFFALDSSSLDEASRSTLLRQAGWLRAHPGVSFTIEGHCDERGTREYNIALGDRRVKAAADFLIGQGIAPARITMISFGKERPEALGSDEMSWGRNRRAVSIVVAPNG comes from the coding sequence ATGCGGTATGCGGTGCGGACGGCGGTGATGCTGGGAGCGGTTCTGGTCGCGGGATGCGCCCACAAGCGGGTTCCCTCGGGCGCCATGCCGCCGCTGCAGAACGACGGCAGCCAGAACGTCGGCGATCAGGGGGAGGGCGGCGCGCAGGATGTCAGTGCGCGGCTTCAGGTCGACCTCGCGCGAGAGGCGGGAAGCGATCGCGTGTTCTTCGCACTCGACTCCTCCTCGCTCGACGAGGCGTCGCGATCGACACTGCTTCGACAGGCCGGGTGGCTCCGTGCCCACCCGGGCGTCTCGTTCACGATCGAGGGCCACTGCGACGAGCGCGGCACCCGCGAATACAACATCGCGCTCGGCGACCGCCGCGTCAAGGCAGCCGCCGACTTCCTGATCGGGCAGGGCATCGCCCCGGCCAGAATCACCATGATCTCCTTCGGGAAGGAGCGGCCCGAGGCCCTTGGTTCCGACGAGATGTCTTGGGGACGCAACCGCCGCGCGGTCTCCATCGTCGTCGCGCCGAACGGCTGA